A genomic segment from Balneola sp. encodes:
- a CDS encoding cadherin repeat domain-containing protein has protein sequence MSKKTGFISLLNAFLFLINGNLFSQTQLVQDYTKILSIPNVKAVGASNAHFYVLSETEGMAVFRAYQDSLQWLYTSAGMQRRGEIIEADIRFAYLYGDSKRLTVLEPTSVLGVYSSTLLPAQPLGVARLENNLYVALGSSGLGSLSLETPETVDSEAEIVANDVIGRANVLDVASSIISNQLFVLTNDSKVHVFSIEEEVLTHQSSVDLRVQLHHLFLDNGLIWGATRSGDIFEVNTNGLGNNCGNIQGRVATLVAVDEFLIAKNEFGELWSSNCSEKLQPWKTQRDANHHISKSAQTIWISAFDKISPLKQNEQTATPNQSQQVSSGEFSLKTIDNIILTYPKPLLVAIELESGVSNEEVEFTYRSNVANAAIRNQGFYWQPNPNQIGMNWFTIVATNPNGEVDSTRFSVDVRTFNSPPRFSPVRSTSIAVNDEYITTYRAIDPENPSSSLIRYLGVDLPEGANLNEQTGEFTWIPSDRQIGKHEFRIIATDEQGAAASQDISLTVLNISRQGR, from the coding sequence ATGTCAAAAAAGACAGGTTTTATTTCTCTACTAAACGCTTTCCTTTTCCTCATAAATGGAAACTTATTTTCACAAACCCAGCTTGTTCAAGATTACACTAAAATTCTATCTATCCCCAATGTTAAGGCAGTCGGTGCTTCGAATGCTCATTTCTATGTGTTGTCTGAAACAGAAGGAATGGCTGTTTTTCGTGCCTATCAGGATTCTTTACAATGGTTGTATACTTCTGCAGGTATGCAGCGTCGCGGAGAAATCATTGAGGCTGATATTCGCTTTGCCTACCTATATGGTGATTCAAAAAGGTTAACGGTTCTTGAACCAACTTCTGTACTCGGGGTATATTCATCAACTTTATTGCCGGCACAACCGCTTGGTGTAGCACGACTAGAGAATAACCTTTATGTTGCTTTAGGCAGCAGCGGCCTGGGAAGCTTATCCCTAGAAACACCCGAAACGGTTGATAGCGAAGCTGAAATAGTAGCGAATGATGTAATAGGAAGAGCAAATGTCCTTGATGTAGCTTCTTCCATAATAAGCAATCAACTTTTTGTGCTTACCAACGACTCAAAAGTGCACGTTTTCTCTATCGAAGAAGAAGTACTGACCCATCAATCAAGTGTAGACCTTCGGGTTCAGCTTCATCATCTCTTTCTTGATAACGGTTTAATCTGGGGAGCCACTAGAAGTGGTGATATTTTTGAGGTAAACACTAACGGACTTGGAAACAACTGTGGTAATATTCAAGGAAGAGTTGCAACACTAGTCGCCGTTGATGAGTTTTTAATTGCCAAAAATGAATTCGGCGAGCTATGGAGTTCAAACTGTAGTGAAAAGCTACAACCTTGGAAGACTCAGCGAGATGCAAATCACCATATTTCCAAAAGCGCACAAACAATATGGATAAGTGCTTTTGACAAAATCAGCCCATTAAAGCAAAACGAACAAACTGCGACACCTAATCAGTCGCAGCAAGTGAGTAGCGGTGAATTTAGCTTAAAGACCATCGATAATATAATACTTACCTATCCCAAACCTCTATTGGTAGCTATCGAACTAGAGAGCGGAGTAAGTAACGAAGAAGTTGAATTTACATATCGATCTAATGTGGCGAATGCCGCAATAAGAAATCAGGGATTTTACTGGCAGCCTAATCCTAATCAGATAGGTATGAACTGGTTTACCATTGTTGCCACAAATCCTAATGGAGAAGTTGATAGCACCAGATTTTCGGTTGATGTAAGAACATTTAATTCACCTCCTAGATTCAGCCCTGTACGAAGTACGTCAATTGCTGTTAATGATGAATATATAACTACCTACCGAGCTATAGATCCGGAAAATCCTTCAAGTTCACTTATCCGATATCTGGGAGTTGATTTACCTGAAGGAGCCAACTTAAATGAGCAAACAGGTGAATTCACGTGGATCCCATCCGATCGACAGATTGGCAAACATGAGTTCCGT
- a CDS encoding NAD-dependent epimerase/dehydratase family protein — protein MIAFVTGGTGFVGSHLVEHLIASPNISEVRCLVRSSDRWLTGLDFVRVKGDLFDLQAITKALDGVDIIYHNAAVLRAPNKKEFTRANVEATENLIRIAQKKGIRNIVITSSLTAVGPSSGTPVPEDVPLRPLTMYGTSKKEMEHVVERIAGENDSIKMIRPSAVYGPREADIYTFFKTFKMGICPIVGDGNNPKISMVYVTDLVKGMIQSASIETPGVHIYNMGGEKDAYSWNQIRSITSTVMGMRPIPIKINPNWAKKIAGAIESGASLFGKYPVVNREKVNELIEEWVCSSDKARNDFGYNPEVSLEEGISRTIRWYKKHNWL, from the coding sequence ATGATAGCCTTTGTTACTGGTGGTACCGGATTTGTGGGAAGCCATTTAGTAGAACATTTAATTGCCTCCCCAAACATTTCTGAAGTCCGTTGCCTGGTTCGAAGTTCTGACAGATGGTTGACGGGTTTAGATTTTGTGAGAGTGAAAGGGGACCTGTTTGACTTACAGGCCATCACAAAAGCGTTAGACGGTGTAGATATCATTTATCATAATGCTGCGGTTCTTAGAGCACCAAATAAAAAGGAATTTACCAGAGCTAATGTAGAAGCCACCGAAAACCTAATCCGGATTGCTCAAAAAAAGGGAATCCGAAATATCGTCATCACTTCTTCTCTTACAGCTGTAGGACCTAGTTCTGGCACTCCGGTCCCGGAAGATGTTCCGCTTCGACCGTTGACTATGTATGGGACTTCGAAAAAAGAAATGGAACATGTAGTAGAAAGAATAGCCGGTGAAAATGACTCTATCAAAATGATCCGGCCTTCTGCAGTATATGGACCTCGTGAAGCAGATATTTATACCTTTTTTAAGACTTTTAAAATGGGCATATGCCCTATTGTTGGTGATGGGAACAATCCCAAGATTTCTATGGTATATGTCACAGATTTAGTAAAAGGAATGATACAATCTGCCAGCATAGAAACCCCGGGAGTACACATTTATAATATGGGCGGTGAAAAGGACGCCTACTCGTGGAATCAAATTCGATCCATAACTTCAACTGTGATGGGAATGAGACCTATCCCCATCAAGATCAACCCAAACTGGGCAAAAAAAATTGCTGGTGCAATTGAAAGCGGAGCATCATTATTTGGCAAGTACCCCGTTGTAAACCGTGAAAAAGTAAATGAGCTTATTGAAGAATGGGTATGTTCCTCAGATAAAGCTCGTAACGATTTTGGATACAATCCCGAAGTTAGCCTCGAAGAAGGCATCTCCCGGACAATCCGATGGTATAAAAAGCATAACTGGTTATAG
- a CDS encoding glycosyltransferase family 1 protein: MKELRVALFTGNYNHIRDGVSLTLNRLVSYLESNNIPVLVIAPSNKEPAIDHCGDLIVTPSIPMLVPGRKEYRIATHFPRWAKKKVEEFNPTLIHIATPDGLGVGALKWARRKKLPRVTSYHTHFLSYTDYYPAHLNPVKKPFKNLMKWFYRQFEHTYVPSQSMIEELHNEGIPGTMKIWARGIDLDRFNPSKRDMEWRRGVGFKDDEIVVSFVSRLVWEKELRTYIDSVNEIQKKYPKVRALVVGNGPAQEEAEQLLPNAHFTGFAKGEDLARAYASGDVFMFPSHTETFGNVTLEAMASGLPCVVADAIGSKSLVNHGVNGYLAKKESVEDFTRQLEKIVSDPEKRIEMGKTSREMAMGYQWESINAGLVENYREVLENWNQE; the protein is encoded by the coding sequence ATGAAAGAACTGAGAGTAGCTCTTTTCACAGGTAATTATAACCATATTAGGGATGGAGTCTCCCTAACTTTGAACAGGTTAGTAAGTTACCTTGAGAGTAATAATATTCCGGTACTGGTAATAGCGCCGAGTAATAAAGAGCCCGCAATTGATCATTGTGGCGACCTAATTGTAACACCATCGATACCTATGTTGGTTCCTGGAAGAAAGGAATATCGGATCGCCACACACTTTCCGCGATGGGCTAAGAAAAAAGTAGAAGAATTCAATCCAACTCTCATACATATCGCCACACCTGATGGCTTAGGTGTTGGAGCATTAAAATGGGCTAGGAGGAAAAAACTCCCGAGAGTAACCTCTTACCATACACATTTCCTTAGCTATACTGATTATTATCCTGCTCATTTAAACCCGGTAAAAAAGCCATTCAAAAATCTGATGAAGTGGTTCTATCGTCAGTTTGAGCATACCTATGTACCCAGTCAGTCTATGATTGAAGAACTGCATAATGAAGGTATCCCTGGCACAATGAAAATCTGGGCCAGAGGAATTGACCTGGATCGGTTCAATCCTTCCAAAAGGGACATGGAATGGAGAAGAGGTGTAGGTTTTAAGGACGACGAAATTGTGGTGTCCTTCGTATCTCGATTAGTATGGGAGAAAGAACTTCGTACTTACATTGATAGTGTGAATGAAATTCAGAAGAAATATCCAAAGGTTAGAGCTCTGGTAGTTGGAAATGGTCCGGCACAGGAAGAAGCGGAACAACTATTACCAAATGCGCATTTTACAGGTTTTGCAAAAGGAGAAGATTTGGCGAGAGCCTATGCAAGTGGAGATGTCTTTATGTTTCCTTCCCATACCGAAACATTTGGAAACGTTACTTTAGAAGCAATGGCTAGTGGATTACCCTGCGTTGTCGCAGACGCGATTGGGAGTAAATCACTGGTTAATCATGGAGTAAACGGTTACCTGGCCAAAAAGGAAAGTGTAGAAGATTTTACTCGACAACTAGAAAAAATTGTAAGTGATCCGGAAAAAAGGATTGAAATGGGTAAAACTTCCAGAGAAATGGCAATGGGTTACCAGTGGGAATCGATAAATGCTGGGTTAGTAGAAAACTACCGTGAAGTGCTTGAGAACTGGAACCAGGAGTAA
- a CDS encoding glycosyltransferase family 4 protein, which yields MQRVSMQLVDELSKREDITIKTIIQHAPWKGIEVRTSFFLANLARKLPGIVDEFKPDVILFSSMVTASLAKITRTRVDVPMVTINHGQDVKMPIGIYQKFVPKVFDALDGVISVSRATREECIKRGMAPEKGIALPNGFDLSDFKEVPDRQRSIQEISKAFSIDLSGKHLLITVGRQVKRKGHEWFIKEVFPKINSEVLYLAIGEGPEHENLKKIWSDLPYKKDVLLVGKQPDEILRYAYSAADIFVMPNIPVSGDMEGFGIVLLEANLAATPAVAADLEGIKDVIENGENGYKVPVRDAGQFAARIDEIITEGSETLGQKSRSFVEENFSWDHVADRYISYLRTVIKNYARRY from the coding sequence ATGCAACGCGTTAGCATGCAGTTGGTTGATGAGCTAAGCAAAAGAGAAGACATAACTATAAAAACTATCATTCAGCATGCCCCATGGAAAGGGATTGAGGTAAGAACATCTTTTTTTCTTGCAAACCTGGCAAGGAAATTACCAGGTATAGTTGACGAGTTTAAACCAGATGTCATTTTATTTTCTTCAATGGTTACAGCAAGTCTAGCAAAGATTACCAGAACCAGGGTAGATGTGCCTATGGTAACCATCAATCATGGGCAGGATGTTAAAATGCCAATTGGGATTTACCAGAAGTTTGTCCCTAAAGTATTTGACGCCCTTGATGGTGTGATATCTGTATCCAGAGCGACTCGTGAAGAATGTATAAAAAGGGGAATGGCTCCCGAAAAGGGAATAGCATTACCAAATGGGTTTGACCTTTCAGATTTTAAAGAAGTTCCTGATAGGCAGAGGTCAATTCAGGAAATCAGCAAAGCTTTTTCAATAGATTTGAGCGGAAAGCATCTGCTTATTACAGTCGGAAGACAGGTAAAAAGAAAAGGACATGAATGGTTTATCAAAGAGGTATTTCCAAAAATCAATTCTGAAGTACTGTACCTTGCTATTGGAGAAGGTCCCGAACATGAGAATTTGAAAAAGATCTGGTCCGATCTTCCTTATAAGAAGGATGTTCTTCTTGTAGGAAAACAGCCTGATGAAATTTTGAGGTACGCCTACTCAGCCGCAGATATTTTTGTAATGCCAAATATCCCTGTATCTGGAGATATGGAAGGTTTTGGGATAGTATTATTGGAAGCCAATCTTGCAGCAACCCCAGCCGTTGCAGCCGATTTAGAGGGTATAAAAGATGTAATTGAAAACGGTGAGAATGGCTATAAAGTCCCTGTAAGGGATGCGGGGCAATTTGCCGCAAGAATAGATGAAATCATTACCGAAGGAAGTGAAACTCTGGGCCAAAAAAGCCGGAGCTTCGTTGAGGAAAACTTCTCCTGGGATCACGTTGCTGATCGATATATTTCTTATCTTCGAACCGTGATCAAAAACTACGCACGCCGTTACTAG
- a CDS encoding aminotransferase class I/II-fold pyridoxal phosphate-dependent enzyme, translating to MGDSNKTATQDIFAKAFGFTKADEVKDAGLYPYFKPLEATDGTIVEIEGHEVIMAGSNNYLGLTNDQRTIQAAQAALTKYGTGCTGSRYLNGTLDIHLELEEKLAEFMGKESCVLFSTGYQTNEGSIQTIAGRNDIIFSDRDNHACIVVGTLCSNAKTVRYQHNDTDQLRKFLEKADPDAGKIIISDGVFSMSGTLAKIPELVSLAKEFGARLYLDDAHAVGVVGEGGRGSASVFGLTDEVDLISGTFSKSFASLGGFLVGDRPIIEYIRHHSPAHIFSASMPPANVATVLTALEILQEEPWRIKRLEEISIYMRTELENLGFNVWTSQSPIIPVVIGDMWDCFKFWKDLFEEGVYANAVIPPAVPPGQSLLRTSYMASHTNDHLDQILEAFRKVGLMHGIIDNNGHSKN from the coding sequence ATGGGTGATAGTAATAAAACAGCTACACAAGACATTTTTGCGAAAGCATTTGGGTTCACAAAAGCGGATGAAGTAAAGGATGCAGGACTGTATCCATATTTTAAACCTTTAGAGGCTACAGACGGAACTATTGTAGAAATTGAAGGCCATGAAGTTATCATGGCAGGTTCCAATAACTATCTCGGCCTTACAAATGATCAGCGCACAATCCAGGCAGCCCAGGCAGCACTTACAAAGTACGGTACAGGTTGTACCGGCTCTAGATATTTGAATGGTACTCTTGATATTCACTTGGAGCTCGAAGAAAAGCTTGCCGAGTTTATGGGCAAAGAATCATGTGTACTCTTCAGTACTGGATACCAGACTAATGAAGGTTCGATTCAAACCATAGCAGGAAGAAACGATATTATATTTTCTGACCGTGATAATCATGCCTGTATTGTTGTTGGTACCCTTTGTTCAAACGCAAAGACAGTTCGTTATCAGCATAACGATACTGATCAACTTAGAAAGTTTTTAGAGAAAGCTGATCCCGATGCCGGAAAGATTATTATTTCTGACGGAGTTTTCTCAATGTCAGGTACACTTGCCAAAATACCTGAGTTGGTTTCCTTAGCTAAAGAATTTGGTGCAAGATTATATCTTGACGATGCCCATGCAGTGGGAGTTGTTGGAGAAGGTGGGAGAGGATCAGCATCTGTGTTTGGTCTTACTGATGAAGTTGATTTGATCAGTGGTACTTTTTCTAAATCATTTGCTTCATTAGGTGGTTTTTTAGTTGGTGATCGTCCAATCATTGAGTATATCAGACATCACTCACCAGCCCATATCTTTAGTGCGTCCATGCCTCCAGCTAATGTTGCTACAGTGCTCACAGCTCTTGAAATTTTGCAGGAAGAGCCATGGAGAATAAAGCGATTAGAGGAAATATCCATCTATATGAGAACTGAGCTCGAGAATCTTGGGTTCAACGTGTGGACAAGCCAGTCACCAATTATCCCGGTTGTTATAGGTGATATGTGGGACTGTTTCAAATTCTGGAAAGATCTTTTCGAAGAAGGAGTATATGCTAATGCGGTAATTCCTCCTGCGGTTCCTCCTGGTCAATCACTACTTCGAACTAGCTACATGGCTAGCCATACCAATGATCATCTGGATCAGATTTTAGAGGCCTTCCGGAAAGTTGGCTTGATGCATGGCATCATCGACAATAACGGCCATTCAAAAAACTAA
- a CDS encoding GNAT family N-acetyltransferase, with translation MSTSGVTFVNTEEEKKKFLEFQYDHYKADTYFVPPLRMDQKKLLSTEKNPFFNNAEMALFIAEHNGQIAGRISAVVDHRFNEYHGRKTGHFGFFECIDHQPTANLLFRVAEDWLKEKGMEDVLGPASPGMMDMIGFLVDGFEKDPYILMPYSKPYYEKLVTAAGYEQEMDLLAFLVDKDNVALDRVERAKQIVFRRNPGLVIRPVVLKEMDKEVEIIRAIYNDTWKHNWGFLPLTQEELAATAQDFKMILDPDFAHIAEIDGEPVAFSVGIPDLNILFKKMNGNLFPFGIFRLLLGRRKIKRYRTALMGVLPEVQGRGIDALLHQAAIEKGLGKGYTESELSWVLGNNHEMIRTAEKIGARLDKTYRMYSKKLA, from the coding sequence ATGAGTACCAGCGGAGTTACTTTCGTTAATACGGAAGAGGAAAAAAAGAAATTCCTGGAATTTCAGTACGATCATTACAAAGCGGATACATACTTTGTACCCCCTCTTCGGATGGATCAAAAAAAGCTGCTCAGTACAGAGAAGAATCCCTTCTTCAATAATGCAGAAATGGCCCTGTTCATTGCTGAACACAACGGACAAATAGCCGGGAGGATTTCAGCGGTAGTAGATCATCGCTTTAACGAATACCATGGTAGAAAAACAGGTCATTTCGGTTTTTTTGAATGCATCGACCATCAGCCAACAGCTAATTTATTATTCAGGGTAGCAGAAGATTGGCTGAAAGAAAAAGGGATGGAGGATGTATTAGGCCCGGCCAGTCCTGGTATGATGGATATGATCGGATTTCTTGTAGACGGATTTGAAAAAGATCCTTATATACTAATGCCGTATTCAAAACCTTACTATGAAAAATTGGTAACGGCTGCAGGTTATGAACAAGAAATGGATTTACTGGCATTTCTTGTGGACAAGGATAATGTAGCTCTCGATAGGGTTGAACGTGCAAAACAGATTGTTTTCAGGAGAAATCCAGGCCTTGTCATCCGTCCTGTAGTTTTAAAGGAAATGGATAAGGAGGTAGAAATTATCCGGGCTATTTATAACGATACCTGGAAGCACAACTGGGGATTTCTTCCACTTACCCAGGAAGAACTGGCTGCTACTGCTCAGGATTTTAAAATGATCTTGGACCCTGACTTTGCTCATATAGCTGAAATAGATGGTGAGCCTGTTGCCTTTTCAGTAGGTATCCCTGATTTGAATATTTTATTTAAGAAAATGAATGGAAATCTTTTTCCATTCGGAATATTCAGATTACTGTTAGGTAGGCGTAAAATTAAAAGGTATAGAACTGCGCTTATGGGTGTGTTACCGGAAGTTCAAGGTCGTGGTATCGATGCATTGCTCCACCAGGCAGCAATCGAAAAAGGCTTAGGTAAGGGGTACACAGAATCAGAGTTAAGTTGGGTTCTTGGGAATAACCATGAGATGATTCGAACGGCAGAAAAAATTGGTGCCAGGTTAGATAAAACCTATCGGATGTATTCAAAGAAATTAGCCTAA
- a CDS encoding class II fumarate hydratase: protein MSDFRIEKDSMGEIKVPANALYGAQTQRAHDNFPISGIRFSKEFIQALGYIKKSAALVNGELGLVDEHVVAAIDMAAQEVIDGKHDKEFVIDIFQTGSGTSSNMNANEVISHLANEKKQNTPVQIHPNDHVNFGQSSNDVIPTAIRISSLLSVKKQLIPALTHLKDTFLNKGKEFAHVVKTGRTHLMDAMPVTIEQEFSGYARQVELGIERVEAALERLKELPQGGTAVGTGINTHPEFGNKFAAKVSELTGYDFIEAINHFEAQSTVDAPVELSAQLKTIAVSLLKIANDLRWMNSGPNSGIGEIQLAALQPGSSIMPGKVNPVIEEATTMVCAQVIGNDATITIAGQSGNFELNVMLPVVAHNLLESIRVLANTARNLADRSVAQLTVKEDVIADMVGRNPILVTALNPIIGYDLAAKIAKKAFAEGRPLKEVAKEMTELSDEELDQALDPMKMTKGGFAE, encoded by the coding sequence ATGAGTGATTTTCGAATCGAAAAAGATTCTATGGGAGAAATTAAAGTCCCGGCAAACGCTTTATATGGAGCTCAGACCCAACGAGCTCATGACAATTTTCCAATTAGTGGGATAAGGTTTAGCAAAGAGTTTATCCAGGCTCTTGGCTATATCAAAAAGTCAGCAGCTCTTGTTAACGGAGAGCTTGGATTGGTTGATGAACATGTAGTGGCAGCTATTGATATGGCTGCTCAAGAAGTGATCGATGGAAAACACGATAAAGAATTTGTGATCGATATCTTTCAAACCGGATCCGGAACTTCCAGTAATATGAATGCTAATGAGGTGATTAGTCATCTCGCCAATGAGAAAAAGCAAAATACCCCTGTACAAATCCACCCAAATGACCATGTTAATTTTGGGCAGAGTTCTAACGATGTGATTCCTACTGCAATTAGAATATCATCGTTATTATCAGTAAAGAAGCAATTAATTCCGGCGCTTACCCATCTCAAAGATACTTTTCTAAACAAAGGAAAAGAGTTTGCGCATGTTGTGAAAACAGGCAGGACTCACCTCATGGATGCAATGCCAGTCACTATTGAGCAGGAGTTTAGTGGGTATGCCCGGCAAGTAGAGTTAGGTATTGAAAGAGTAGAAGCAGCTTTGGAAAGACTTAAAGAACTTCCTCAGGGTGGTACGGCAGTAGGTACTGGAATCAATACTCATCCTGAATTTGGAAATAAGTTTGCCGCCAAAGTATCTGAGTTAACAGGGTATGATTTCATTGAAGCTATAAATCATTTTGAAGCTCAGTCAACGGTAGATGCCCCTGTAGAATTAAGCGCTCAGCTGAAAACAATTGCTGTTAGCCTACTAAAGATTGCTAACGATTTAAGATGGATGAATTCGGGACCAAATAGCGGGATTGGGGAGATACAATTGGCTGCACTTCAGCCAGGATCATCTATCATGCCTGGCAAAGTGAATCCGGTAATTGAAGAAGCTACAACGATGGTTTGTGCTCAGGTAATAGGCAATGATGCAACGATTACTATTGCAGGACAATCAGGTAATTTTGAGTTGAATGTGATGCTTCCGGTTGTGGCGCACAATTTATTGGAATCCATTCGAGTATTAGCAAATACAGCAAGAAATTTAGCAGACCGATCAGTTGCTCAACTAACAGTTAAGGAAGATGTAATTGCTGATATGGTAGGGAGAAATCCAATTTTAGTAACAGCATTGAACCCCATTATTGGGTATGATCTTGCGGCAAAAATAGCAAAAAAAGCATTTGCTGAAGGTCGGCCATTGAAGGAAGTTGCTAAAGAAATGACAGAGTTATCCGACGAAGAGTTGGATCAGGCATTAGATCCTATGAAGATGACGAAGGGAGGATTTGCCGAATAA
- a CDS encoding transketolase, with amino-acid sequence MAEVKATKTRKTFTQAQKKEVLSDFRIGWVSRYMSLVGRKEVLSGKAKFGIFGDGKEIPQIAMAKVFREGDFRSGYYRDQTFMMAIGELTTHQFFAQLYAHPDEKADPFSAGRQMNSHFATRLLDEEGNWIDQTKSKNTSSDISPTAGQMARLVGLAQASKVYRQSSELQKGGWKKFSNGGNEVAFGTIGDASTSEGVFWESINAVGVLQLPFVMSVWDDGYGISVPKEFQTTKGSISKVLSGFQRTEDESGYEILTVKAWDYQDLIKTYERAAEIARTEHVPVLVHVEEVTQPQGHSTSGSHERYKSKDRLEWEVEYCCLQQLRKWILAKKIATEADLDQIETEALQEVTKAKLEAWDAYISPMKEEKNFVMERVNTLFEETGDSRLEALIKKIKIIPNAIRKDILPVAKKAIRYTVGSESSSRKELLDWLNESKSVNEERYNSHLLSETPHSPLNIDHVAPAFDDKPDMVDGRIIVRDNFDKLFEEYPQLLTFGEDVGALGDVNKGLEGLQEKYGQLRVSDTGIREATILGQGIGMALRGLRPIAEIQYLDYLLYCFYVLSDDLASLRYRTKGGQTAPVIIRTRGHRLEGIWHSGSPMGVILSGARGVHLCVPRNLTEAAGFYNTLLKGDDPAIVIEPLNGYRLKEPQPNNIGEFTTPLGIPEVLNEGSDITVVSYGSTLNIISSVVPQLEEVGISVELIDVRTLMPFDINHSIVESVKKTNRLLVVDEDVPGGASAFILHHILQEQKGYFHLDSEPRCLTAKEHRPAYASDGDYFSKPNAEDIFDEVYDMMRECEPEKFPAIY; translated from the coding sequence ATGGCTGAGGTTAAGGCAACCAAGACTCGAAAAACCTTTACACAAGCACAAAAAAAGGAAGTGCTTAGCGATTTCCGAATAGGTTGGGTGAGTCGGTATATGTCCTTAGTTGGCCGTAAAGAAGTGCTTTCTGGTAAAGCTAAGTTTGGGATTTTTGGTGATGGAAAAGAGATACCTCAGATCGCAATGGCGAAGGTATTTAGAGAAGGAGACTTTAGATCAGGTTATTACCGGGATCAAACGTTTATGATGGCTATTGGGGAGTTGACTACCCATCAATTTTTCGCTCAATTATATGCTCATCCTGATGAGAAGGCAGATCCATTTTCTGCCGGAAGACAAATGAACTCTCACTTTGCAACGCGTTTGCTGGATGAAGAGGGTAACTGGATTGATCAAACCAAATCGAAGAATACTTCTTCAGATATTTCTCCAACTGCCGGGCAAATGGCTAGATTGGTTGGTTTAGCTCAAGCTTCAAAAGTATATCGTCAAAGCTCGGAGCTACAAAAGGGTGGTTGGAAGAAATTTTCTAATGGAGGAAATGAAGTAGCATTTGGAACAATAGGGGATGCAAGTACTTCAGAAGGGGTTTTTTGGGAATCTATTAATGCAGTTGGTGTTTTGCAGCTACCATTTGTAATGTCTGTTTGGGATGATGGTTATGGTATTTCCGTACCCAAAGAGTTTCAGACAACAAAGGGGAGTATTTCCAAAGTTCTTTCCGGTTTCCAAAGAACGGAAGATGAATCGGGATACGAGATTCTTACAGTCAAAGCCTGGGATTATCAGGATCTGATCAAAACTTATGAAAGAGCGGCTGAGATAGCTCGTACAGAGCATGTACCCGTACTCGTACATGTTGAGGAGGTGACTCAGCCTCAGGGGCATTCTACTTCAGGTTCTCATGAGCGATATAAGTCTAAAGATAGACTGGAGTGGGAAGTAGAGTACTGCTGTTTACAACAACTTAGAAAGTGGATTCTCGCGAAGAAAATTGCCACTGAAGCAGATCTCGACCAAATTGAAACAGAAGCACTTCAAGAAGTAACCAAGGCAAAACTAGAAGCATGGGACGCTTACATCTCTCCGATGAAGGAAGAGAAGAATTTTGTAATGGAAAGAGTGAACACTCTTTTTGAGGAAACGGGGGATTCCAGGCTTGAAGCGCTTATTAAGAAAATTAAAATCATCCCAAATGCTATCCGAAAGGATATTTTACCGGTAGCGAAAAAGGCGATAAGATATACCGTAGGATCAGAGAGCTCTTCCAGAAAAGAGCTGCTGGATTGGTTGAATGAGAGTAAATCGGTTAATGAAGAACGATATAATTCTCATTTACTAAGTGAGACTCCGCATTCACCCTTAAACATAGACCATGTAGCTCCTGCTTTCGATGACAAGCCAGATATGGTTGATGGCAGGATTATCGTTCGCGATAATTTTGACAAGCTTTTTGAAGAATATCCTCAGCTTCTCACTTTTGGCGAAGACGTTGGTGCACTCGGTGATGTAAACAAAGGCCTTGAGGGACTCCAGGAAAAATATGGACAGCTCCGCGTTTCTGATACAGGTATTCGGGAAGCGACCATTCTAGGGCAAGGGATTGGAATGGCTCTTCGTGGCCTTCGTCCGATTGCTGAAATCCAGTACCTCGATTACCTACTATACTGTTTTTATGTGCTTAGTGATGATCTTGCTTCACTAAGATATCGAACCAAAGGGGGGCAAACTGCTCCGGTTATTATCAGAACTCGTGGACATCGACTGGAAGGGATTTGGCATTCAGGGTCTCCAATGGGTGTCATATTAAGTGGAGCTCGCGGAGTTCATTTATGTGTTCCTAGAAATCTTACCGAAGCTGCAGGATTCTATAATACTCTGCTAAAAGGAGACGACCCTGCCATTGTAATTGAACCACTAAATGGGTATCGACTGAAAGAACCTCAACCAAACAATATTGGGGAGTTTACTACTCCGCTTGGTATTCCGGAGGTGTTAAATGAAGGTTCTGATATCACTGTTGTTTCTTATGGTTCAACACTTAATATCATTTCATCAGTTGTACCACAACTTGAAGAAGTGGGCATCTCTGTAGAGCTTATTGATGTAAGAACGCTTATGCCATTCGATATCAATCATTCTATTGTAGAGTCAGTGAAGAAAACCAATCGTCTTTTGGTTGTGGATGAAGATGTTCCAGGCGGAGCCTCAGCGTTTATCCTGCATCATATTCTCCAGGAGCAAAAAGGGTACTTCCATTTAGATTCAGAACCTCGATGTTTAACAGCTAAAGAACATCGTCCTGCGTATGCATCGGATGGGGATTACTTCAGCAAACCTAATGCAGAAGATATCTTTGACGAGGTTTATGATATGATGAGGGAATGTGAGCCGGAGAAATTTCCAGCAATCTATTAA